From Carettochelys insculpta isolate YL-2023 chromosome 22, ASM3395843v1, whole genome shotgun sequence, one genomic window encodes:
- the TMEM187 gene encoding transmembrane protein 187 encodes MGWCRRCGQTLGDARPDDCVALLHVAGASILCLAVVATGVLDSVAVEVGYSHYAEPPVPWLPSVLSMPCNSLVNLGYVVLGWHWFPQDGYGWSRYLQAVFALMALGYGPLQWARLWSQHPRAAVLDQWVTLPIFAWAGVWCHSLAQGWQPGYAALVMGASLLSYSLALVHAHGFELVLAAHVAGVAAAALRAQLHLGDMSSAWMAAAGFSACLGFVVLKLGDTWLAQWAPFQRLSGHFWSKVCDVLQFHCAFLFAVRLGRSHPAP; translated from the coding sequence ATGGGGTGGTGCCGGAGATGTGGGCAGACGCTGGGGGATGCCAGGCCTGACGACTGTGTGGCACTGCTGCATGTGGCCGGGGCCAGTATCCTGTGCCTGGCTGTGGTGGCCACAGGTGTCCTGGACAgtgtggctgtggaggtgggatACAGCCACTATGCTGAGCCCCCTGTGCCCTGGCTGCCCTCGGTGCTGTCCATGCCCTGCAACTCGTTGGTCAATCTGGGCTATGTGGTGCTGGGCTGGCACTGGTTCCCGCAGGATGGCTATGGCTGGAGCCGCTACCTACAGGCCGTCTTTGCCCTGATGGCGCTGGGCTATGGCCCGCTCCAGTGGGCCCGGCTCTGGAGCCAGCACCCGCGGGCAGCGGTGCTGGACCAGTGGGTCACCTTGCCCATCTTTGCCTGGGCTGGAGTCTGGTGCCACTCCCTGGCCCAAGGCTGGCAGCCTGGCTATGCGGCGCTGGTAATGGGGGCCTCACTACTCAGCTACAGCCTGGCACTGGTCCATGCCCATGGCTTTGAACTGGTCCTAGCAGCACATGTGGcaggtgtggcagcagcagccttgcGGGCACAGTTGCATCTGGGGGACATGAGCTCAGCATGGATGGCAGCAGCTGGCTTCAGCGCCTGTCTGGGCTTTGTGGTGCTGAAGCTGGGAGATACCTGGCTGGCCCAGTGGGCCCCGTTCCAGAGACTCAGCGGCCACTTCTGGTCCAAGGTGTGCGACGTGCTGCAGTTCCACTGCGCCTTCTTGTTTGCCGTCCGCCTGGGGAGGAGCCACCCTGCACCCTGA
- the IRAK1 gene encoding interleukin-1 receptor-associated kinase 1, giving the protein MASTGPGSGRFLYELPAWLVCGLCRLMDALGRAEWERFASRIARDQVELRLCERAEDRSQRLLWAWANRNGRVGELLSLLDELELYRARDLLASWQPPSEPPILRAPLLPSAPPAPPTLPGDSRAWTAAWDPPKPPPQPPPGEPSCPSLPLPSAPPSSLLSTSSRCPGPLLPAPPAKQRVDSALGPTSQPFAWPLAELLQATAGFAERHKVGEGGFGCVYRARLRNTDYAIKRLKEDAELDWSNIWSSFLTEVEKLSRFRHPNIVEFGGFCAEQDHFCLVYVFMPNGSLEDGLSGQGGRPPLSWPQRLEVLVGTARAVQFLHQDTPSLIHGDIKSSNILLDAVLRPRLGDFGLARAGWGRATSRGLSASLGRTHTVRGTLAYLPPEYVQSGALSPAIDTYSYGVVLLETLTGRRALETDRQGRTKYLKDLVVAEEEGDISEMPGRSQLVGTSPGLDQDARATQIGSRIFQNHVDLRIGPCPEELGNALGRLATRCLHKRNKRRPSMAQVFEELEQLQKSLAWDAPAAPQGDSSPRILALPLNQPVESDESLLEEGESLLGVTPSLHPQIHINPARQRIMERLALYQQGALDSLGVLASEPPTGSAPRLPEESDDFEP; this is encoded by the exons ATGGCCAGCACCGGGCCGGGCTCCGGCCGCTTCCTCTACGAGCTGCCGGCCTGGCTCGTGTGCGGCCTCTGCCGCTTGATGGACGCGCTGGGCCGGGCGGAGTGGGAGCGCTTCG cctcgcGGATCGCCCGGGACCAGGTGGAGCTGCGCCTCTGCGAGCGGGCCGAGGACCGGAGCCAGCGGCTGCTCTGGGCCTGGGCCAACCGCAACGGCCGCGTCGGGGAGCTGCTCTCGCTGCTGGACGAGCTGGAGCTGTACCGGGCCCGGGACCTCCTGGCCAGCT GGCAGCCTCCCTCTGAGCCCCCCATCCTGAGAGCCCCACTTCTTCCCTCAGCAccgccagcaccccccacccttcCTGGTGACAGCCGAGCCTGGACTGCTGCCTGGGACCCCCCAAAACCACCTCCACAGCCTCCACCAG GAgagccctcctgcccctctctgcccctgcccagtgccccacccagcagcctgctcagcaccagcagccggTGTCCAGGCCCCTTGCTGCCTGCGCCCCCTGCCAAGCAG AGGGTGGACTCGGCCCTgggccccacctcccagccctttgcctggcccctggcagagctgctgcaggccacGGCGGGCTTCGCAGAGCGGCACAAGGTGGGCGAAGGCGGCTTCGGGTGCGTGTACAGGGCCCGGCTGCGCAACACCGACTACGCCATCAAGCGGCTCAAGGAG gatGCAGAGCTGGACTGGAGCAACATCTGGAGCAGCTTCCTCACTGAGGTGGAAAAACTGTCACG GTTCCGGCACCCCAACATTGTGGAGTTCGGAGGATTCTGTGCTGAGCAGGACCATTTCTGCCTCGTCTACGTCTTCATGCCCAATGGGTCCCTGGAGGATGGGCTGAGTGGCCAG GGTGGGCGCCCCCCACTGTCCTGGCCCCAGCGGCTGGAGGTGCTGGTGGGGACAGCACGAGCTGTTCAGTTCCTGCACCAGGACACGCCCAGCCTGATTCATGGAGACATTAagag CTCTAACATCCTGCTGGATGCAGTGCTCCGCCCCCGCCTGGGTGACTTCGGACTGGCGCGGGCGGGGTGGGGCCGGGCAACCAGCAGAGGGCTCAGTGCCAGCCTGGGCCGGACCCACACAGTGCGGGGCACCCTAGCTTATCTGCCCCCTGAGTACGTACAAAGTGGGGCCCTGTCCCCTGCCATTGACACCTACAGCTACGGCGTG GTGCTGTTGGAAACACTGACGGGGAGACGGGCCctagagacagacagacagggacgGACAAAGTACTTG AAGGACCTGGTTGTGGCAGAAGAGGAAGGTGATATCTCAGAGATGCCTGGGCGATCACAGCTGGTAGGGACTAGCCCGGGCCTGGACCAAGATGCTCGGGCAACCCAAATTGGCTCCAGGATCTTCCAGAACCACGTGGACCTGCGGATCGGGCCCTGTCCGGAGGAGCTTGGCAATGCACTGGGGCGGCTGGCAACCCGTTGCCTCCACAAACGCAACAAACGGCGCCCCTCAATGGCCCAG GTGTTCGAGGAACTCGAGCAGTTGCAGAAGTCCTTGGCCTGGGATGCCCCCGCTGCCCCTCAGGGGGACTCATCCCCCAGGATCCTGGCGCTGCCCCTCAACCAGCCAGTGGAGAGTGATGAAAGCCtgttggaggagggggagagctTGTTGG GGGTCACCCCATCCCTACATCCCCAGATTCACATCAACCCAGCCCGGCAGCGCATCATGGAGAGGCTGGCACTgtaccagcagggggcactggacAGTCTGGGGGTGCTGGCCTCTGAGCCCCCTACAG gttcAGCCCCCCGCCTGCCCGAGGAGAGTGATGATTTTGAGCCCTGA